A portion of the uncultured Bacteroides sp. genome contains these proteins:
- a CDS encoding polysaccharide lyase, whose translation MKRKWTLVICAAALMAPISVVKAQYPQEPKEVKEAVKKMMDEEYKLSDEAWEKALPTIEKEAKEGKPYIPWAARPTDLPQANIPSFPGAEGGGMYSFGGRGGKVITVTNLNDRGPGSLREACETGGARIVVFNVSGIIRIKTPIIVRAPYITIAGQTAPGDGVCLAGESFWVNTHDVVVRHMRFRRGETNVGRRDDSFGGNPVGNIMIDHCSCTWGLDENISFYRHMFSPGEGYKDLKLPTVNVTIQNTISAKALDTYNHAFGSTLGGENCSFMRNLWASNAGRNPSIGWNGVFNFVNNVTYNWVHRSVDGGDYTALYNIINNYYKPGPLTPKDTPVGHRILKPESGRSKLGYYVFGRIYCNGNIMEGYDAITKDNWDGGVQVQEQPNTDGYTENIKWNEPFPMPSLTIMPAKDAYKFVIKNAGATIPSRDIVDQRIIEEVETGKAYYKEGLDPNSFYQFEHRRLPNDSYKKGVITEIEQMGGYPEYKGTPYVDTDKDGMPDAWEKANGLNPNDPSDANKDCTGDGYTNIEKYINGIGTKKKVDWTNLKNNDDTLAKKGKLM comes from the coding sequence ATGAAAAGAAAATGGACTCTCGTGATTTGTGCCGCAGCGTTGATGGCACCAATTTCCGTAGTTAAAGCGCAGTATCCCCAAGAACCTAAAGAGGTGAAGGAAGCTGTGAAGAAAATGATGGATGAAGAATACAAGCTGTCTGACGAGGCTTGGGAAAAAGCTCTTCCTACAATAGAGAAAGAAGCAAAAGAAGGTAAACCGTATATTCCTTGGGCAGCTAGGCCTACAGACCTTCCGCAAGCTAATATTCCGTCTTTTCCCGGAGCAGAGGGTGGTGGCATGTACAGCTTTGGTGGTCGTGGTGGAAAAGTGATCACGGTAACCAACTTGAATGATCGCGGACCGGGCTCTCTTCGCGAAGCTTGCGAAACTGGTGGGGCGCGTATTGTGGTGTTCAATGTATCGGGTATTATCCGCATCAAAACTCCAATTATCGTTCGTGCACCTTATATCACTATTGCCGGACAGACTGCACCAGGTGATGGTGTTTGCTTGGCGGGTGAATCTTTTTGGGTAAACACACACGATGTGGTTGTTCGCCATATGCGTTTCCGTAGAGGAGAGACGAATGTTGGACGTCGTGATGATTCATTTGGGGGAAATCCAGTTGGTAACATTATGATAGACCATTGTTCTTGTACATGGGGATTGGATGAAAATATTTCTTTTTATCGTCACATGTTTAGCCCGGGAGAAGGTTACAAGGATCTGAAACTTCCAACAGTGAATGTGACTATTCAGAATACGATCTCTGCAAAAGCTCTTGATACATACAATCATGCATTTGGTAGCACGCTTGGTGGAGAAAACTGTTCTTTTATGCGTAACCTTTGGGCAAGTAATGCCGGACGTAATCCTTCTATTGGATGGAACGGAGTATTTAATTTTGTGAATAATGTAACGTACAATTGGGTGCACCGCTCTGTTGATGGTGGCGACTATACTGCACTTTATAATATCATAAATAACTACTATAAGCCGGGACCCCTCACTCCGAAAGATACTCCGGTGGGACATCGTATCTTGAAACCGGAATCGGGGCGTAGTAAGCTAGGTTATTATGTTTTTGGTAGAATTTATTGCAATGGCAATATTATGGAAGGTTATGATGCCATAACTAAAGACAACTGGGACGGTGGTGTGCAAGTACAAGAGCAACCTAATACGGATGGCTACACTGAGAACATTAAATGGAACGAGCCTTTCCCAATGCCTTCATTAACCATCATGCCGGCGAAGGATGCTTATAAATTTGTGATAAAGAATGCGGGTGCAACGATTCCTAGTCGTGATATTGTTGACCAACGCATCATTGAGGAAGTTGAGACAGGAAAAGCCTACTATAAGGAAGGTTTAGATCCAAACTCTTTCTATCAATTTGAACATCGTCGTTTGCCAAACGATTCTTATAAGAAAGGTGTCATTACAGAAATCGAGCAAATGGGTGGGTATCCTGAATATAAAGGTACTCCTTATGTTGATACTGATAAAGATGGTATGCCTGATGCTTGGGAAAAAGCGAATGGTTTGAATCCGAATGACCCGTCTGATGCCAACAAGGACTGTACTGGCGACGGATACACTAATATTGAGAAATACATTAACGGAATTGGTACAAAGAAGAAAGTTGACTGGACAAATTTGAAGAACAACGATGATACTTTGGCTAAAAAAGGGAAATTAATGTAA
- a CDS encoding RagB/SusD family nutrient uptake outer membrane protein — translation MKKRTILYGMLLAVGTAFTSCSDQFLEDMSPYDKYSAEKTFGVESNLDQYIQNLYYNYFYKSGMTPTQSYGLAGLWNDNTDYTEEKWGIRDKISPSNDYYKASDCDTYFGTNLASNLANNPYTRIRSCNEVLEGIVSYGQKLSTAAISKAKGQVYFLRAFQLFDLVRVYGSVPIVNKVLDATDREGAKAYVREKVEKCVEQIVADLDSAANYLPTRKGWGDAQYGRLTKEAALAYKSRVLLVYASPIFNTDWNNSSNQRWKDALKATLDAKSFLDSEGYGLEGSSAKDWNKMFYNYDNKFCKEVIMVKMMAATENTVDQHSSWQKSIRLKTMGGSGSGYMVPQGMIDIFPMADGTKATNDQGNAINGYDKFLFFKNRDPRFYYTFTFSGEKWGYDKDANTTVWNYRWIKDAKKNYLFAGSLTGSCPALVRKMSDPAENSANTYQYDGTDIYEYRYAELLLNLAECYAATGNAGEAVKLIGNIRKRVGIPAGDGTYGVGSITDKNEAIKACLRERQIELAYEGKRYWDIWRWMLYNDDATDNNNTCSVLGISQLNNTYRVGKVLHVKNYVGGNDPLTSSIAAFTPIDLDKTTDLQGDLTKLGEFWTQNFDIVDTDTPVDNVNNTQAVITWRQNYYLSGLPENVLQMNPWLLQSKGWHDAYGVFGTFNAKE, via the coding sequence ATGAAAAAAAGAACAATACTGTATGGCATGCTGTTGGCAGTTGGAACTGCCTTTACCAGTTGCAGTGATCAGTTTTTGGAGGATATGTCTCCGTATGATAAATATTCAGCTGAGAAAACATTTGGTGTCGAAAGTAATCTTGATCAATACATACAAAATTTATATTATAATTATTTCTATAAGTCAGGGATGACTCCTACACAATCGTATGGTTTGGCTGGATTATGGAATGATAACACTGATTATACGGAAGAAAAATGGGGCATAAGAGATAAGATAAGTCCTAGTAACGACTATTACAAGGCTAGTGATTGTGATACTTATTTTGGTACCAATTTAGCTTCGAATTTGGCTAACAACCCTTATACCCGTATACGTAGTTGTAACGAAGTACTAGAGGGAATAGTAAGTTATGGACAAAAATTGTCTACAGCTGCCATAAGTAAAGCCAAGGGGCAAGTCTATTTTTTGCGAGCATTTCAATTATTTGATCTCGTTCGTGTTTATGGTAGTGTGCCTATTGTGAATAAAGTATTGGATGCAACTGATCGTGAAGGTGCTAAAGCTTATGTGCGTGAAAAGGTAGAAAAGTGCGTTGAACAAATTGTTGCTGATTTGGATAGTGCGGCCAATTACCTTCCAACCCGTAAAGGATGGGGAGATGCTCAATATGGACGATTGACAAAAGAAGCAGCATTGGCGTATAAAAGTCGTGTGTTGTTGGTTTACGCCAGCCCTATTTTTAATACTGATTGGAATAACTCAAGCAACCAACGCTGGAAAGACGCCTTGAAAGCTACGCTGGATGCCAAGAGTTTCCTTGACTCGGAAGGCTATGGCCTAGAAGGTTCATCAGCCAAAGATTGGAATAAAATGTTCTACAATTACGATAATAAATTCTGCAAGGAAGTTATTATGGTGAAAATGATGGCCGCCACTGAGAACACGGTTGACCAACATAGTAGCTGGCAAAAGTCAATTCGTCTGAAGACAATGGGCGGTAGCGGCTCTGGTTATATGGTTCCACAGGGCATGATAGATATTTTTCCTATGGCAGACGGAACAAAGGCCACTAATGATCAAGGCAATGCCATCAACGGATACGACAAGTTCCTTTTCTTCAAAAACAGAGACCCGAGATTTTATTATACTTTTACTTTCTCAGGCGAAAAATGGGGATATGATAAAGACGCGAATACTACGGTTTGGAACTATCGCTGGATAAAAGATGCTAAAAAGAATTATCTTTTCGCCGGCTCGCTAACAGGTAGTTGTCCAGCTCTTGTTCGCAAAATGTCGGATCCTGCTGAAAATAGTGCAAACACTTATCAATACGACGGAACGGATATTTATGAATACCGCTATGCTGAACTGTTATTGAATCTGGCAGAATGCTATGCTGCTACAGGAAATGCTGGTGAGGCTGTTAAATTGATTGGTAACATTCGTAAACGTGTCGGAATTCCAGCAGGTGATGGAACTTATGGTGTTGGTAGCATTACGGATAAAAATGAAGCGATTAAAGCTTGTTTGCGTGAACGGCAGATTGAATTAGCTTATGAAGGAAAACGTTATTGGGATATTTGGCGCTGGATGTTGTATAATGACGATGCTACTGATAATAACAATACATGTTCTGTTCTAGGAATATCTCAGTTAAATAATACTTATCGAGTTGGTAAAGTTTTGCATGTGAAAAACTATGTAGGTGGTAATGACCCTTTAACATCAAGTATAGCAGCATTTACTCCTATTGATCTTGATAAAACAACCGATCTTCAAGGGGATTTGACTAAATTAGGTGAGTTTTGGACACAAAATTTTGATATTGTGGATACAGATACGCCTGTAGATAATGTTAATAATACTCAAGCTGTAATAACTTGGAGACAAAACTATTATCTGTCAGGTTTGCCAGAAAATGTACTGCAGATGAATCCTTGGCTATTGCAAAGTAAAGGTTGGCATGATGCTTATGGAGTATTTGGCACTTTTAACGCCAAAGAGTAA
- a CDS encoding TonB-dependent receptor — MKKVYVVFQRLNQISNLMKVACLGFFLMGSSTYVFAVPVGGGTVQTVQQSKTIMGVVVDESGEPIIGANIKVDGSTIGTITDLNGRFSLEVPAGGKVSVSYIGYIPQTLLPKQGKDFKIVLKEDSKQLDEVVVVGYGTQKAKNVTGSIGIITPKDIADLPVSNLGAALAGQVPGLSVSGGDSRPGEGANVSIRQQFLYSKDGGNRVPLVIIDDVIQIDPNSGLSTLDAFNALDPSEVESISVLRDASASIYGSRASQGAIIVKTKRGKAGVPKINYSGKFGFNDAVGHPKTLTGGDYGRFANSFNIANGKINMTDPKWVNNVYSDTEIAEMDNLNYDWLDEAWKPATSMNHSVNVSGGSDKATYFAGASYYTQGANMGKQDYDKWNFRAGVDVSLTSDLKFSATIAANQQNVQKTYTKGLTSINGYDKVRPGENGEYLLLSHMPTYQPWEVTLEDGNTYYTSPLISSYAASGNAKSSNKIGTWNYFAMENSQGSYSTDKDFGYDANFSISYAIPYVKGLSLKGSYALSRSASDGEQVFMPYTLAYLNKNQLSDGNRFFSAHPSLSDYLFQQFTGNTRVTYTDAISKHEQMNFYINYEKKIDRHSFTAMAAVEKMKSFQTAKQMIFSNPNPDSYLGTSPSAGTMDTSNSITYKYEQGALSYLGRFTYNYADKYLFQFMFRSDATTKFAPQNYWGFFPGVSVGWVASEENFFKKVAPNWFDYLKLRLSWGKTGKDNVKAWIWKQLYEIDLNKGYGFGTNGGTQPAGIKPRPSANADAHWDATNKYNLGLDLAFLNNRLSTTMDFYYDANSDILQSIGGMTGTPIFAGGGLAEVNFGRIDAWGSEFSINWRDKVGKVKYNVGVNFGFSDNKVKKWPDEPVALAAANSTREGASTIFPAWGFKVWKGNSTHDGILRNQADIDSYWSYLEANATSAGTVVEYLEKKNKSDLKPGMLAYQDLAGSINDDGTQKAPDGRILRTEDYAKLAKKDKTYGFTTKLGAEWKGLNFSMMLSTSWGGLRMIDVAQISNSSGDMVWSPDSFWKDMYDETNNPTGKYPNIGMENRLSGSVDSPSDFWTISTFRCYIRNMSVGYTLPKSWLAPLKIESAKLSLTGNNLWDLYNPYPDKYRNMYDATTTLYPTLRTWSLGVNVSF; from the coding sequence ATGAAGAAGGTTTATGTCGTATTTCAGAGACTGAACCAGATAAGTAACTTGATGAAAGTTGCTTGCTTGGGCTTTTTTCTGATGGGTTCTTCAACGTATGTTTTTGCAGTGCCTGTTGGGGGTGGAACTGTACAAACAGTGCAACAATCAAAAACCATTATGGGTGTTGTTGTTGATGAATCGGGCGAACCAATTATTGGTGCTAATATAAAAGTCGACGGTAGTACTATTGGTACAATTACCGACCTTAACGGACGTTTTAGTCTGGAAGTTCCTGCAGGTGGTAAAGTGTCAGTGTCATACATTGGCTATATTCCTCAAACTCTTTTACCTAAGCAAGGAAAAGACTTTAAAATTGTGTTGAAAGAAGACTCGAAACAGTTGGACGAAGTTGTCGTTGTCGGATATGGTACACAGAAAGCGAAGAACGTTACAGGTTCTATTGGAATAATTACGCCGAAAGATATCGCAGATCTTCCAGTATCGAATCTTGGTGCTGCATTGGCCGGACAAGTTCCGGGTTTAAGTGTAAGCGGAGGCGATAGCCGTCCGGGCGAAGGAGCAAATGTTTCTATTCGTCAACAATTTTTATATTCAAAGGATGGTGGAAACAGGGTGCCTCTGGTAATCATTGACGATGTAATTCAGATTGATCCGAATAGTGGTCTTTCCACTTTAGATGCATTTAATGCTTTGGACCCTTCTGAAGTAGAAAGCATCTCAGTACTTCGGGATGCTAGTGCATCTATATATGGTTCACGTGCTTCGCAAGGTGCTATTATCGTAAAGACTAAACGCGGCAAGGCTGGTGTCCCTAAAATTAACTATTCCGGTAAATTTGGATTTAACGATGCTGTCGGACATCCTAAAACATTGACAGGAGGAGATTATGGACGTTTTGCCAACTCTTTTAATATTGCTAATGGTAAGATTAATATGACAGATCCCAAATGGGTAAACAACGTTTATAGTGATACAGAAATAGCAGAAATGGATAATTTGAACTATGACTGGTTGGATGAAGCATGGAAACCGGCAACAAGTATGAATCACTCTGTAAATGTTAGTGGAGGCAGTGATAAAGCGACATATTTTGCAGGTGCTTCTTATTATACCCAAGGTGCTAACATGGGAAAACAAGATTATGATAAATGGAATTTCCGTGCAGGTGTTGATGTTAGTTTAACTTCTGACTTGAAATTTTCAGCTACGATTGCAGCTAATCAACAAAATGTTCAAAAAACATATACGAAAGGTCTAACTTCTATAAATGGTTATGACAAAGTACGTCCAGGAGAAAATGGCGAATATCTGCTATTATCGCACATGCCTACTTATCAACCTTGGGAAGTAACCTTAGAGGATGGTAATACTTATTATACATCTCCGCTTATAAGTAGCTATGCTGCATCCGGTAATGCAAAATCAAGCAACAAAATTGGGACATGGAATTATTTTGCCATGGAGAATAGCCAAGGTTCATATTCCACTGATAAGGATTTTGGATATGATGCCAATTTCTCTATTTCTTATGCTATTCCTTATGTGAAAGGTTTGTCGCTAAAAGGTAGTTATGCTTTGAGCCGTAGTGCATCTGATGGGGAACAAGTCTTTATGCCTTATACATTAGCTTACCTGAATAAAAATCAGTTAAGCGATGGTAATCGTTTTTTCAGTGCTCATCCGTCATTATCCGACTATCTGTTTCAACAATTCACGGGAAATACCCGCGTAACTTATACCGATGCTATTTCAAAACATGAACAAATGAACTTCTATATCAATTATGAAAAGAAAATTGATAGACACAGTTTTACTGCTATGGCAGCTGTAGAAAAGATGAAGTCTTTTCAGACAGCTAAGCAAATGATTTTTTCAAATCCCAATCCGGATAGTTATTTAGGAACATCTCCTAGTGCAGGAACTATGGATACGAGTAATTCTATTACATACAAATATGAGCAAGGTGCATTATCCTATTTAGGGCGCTTTACTTATAACTATGCCGATAAATATTTATTCCAGTTTATGTTCCGTAGTGATGCTACTACTAAATTTGCACCGCAAAACTATTGGGGTTTTTTCCCCGGGGTTTCTGTTGGTTGGGTTGCATCGGAAGAAAATTTCTTTAAGAAAGTAGCTCCAAATTGGTTTGACTATTTGAAATTACGTCTATCATGGGGCAAAACTGGTAAGGATAATGTAAAGGCTTGGATTTGGAAGCAATTATATGAAATTGATTTGAATAAAGGTTATGGATTTGGTACTAATGGTGGCACACAACCTGCCGGTATAAAGCCTCGTCCATCAGCAAATGCTGATGCGCATTGGGATGCAACTAATAAATATAACTTAGGCTTAGATCTAGCATTCCTGAATAATCGCTTGAGTACAACTATGGACTTTTATTATGATGCAAACTCTGATATATTGCAAAGCATCGGTGGTATGACAGGAACTCCAATTTTTGCCGGTGGTGGTCTTGCTGAGGTTAACTTTGGAAGGATAGATGCATGGGGGAGTGAATTCTCTATTAATTGGCGTGACAAAGTTGGAAAGGTTAAATATAATGTTGGTGTGAACTTTGGCTTTAGCGACAATAAAGTAAAAAAATGGCCGGATGAACCGGTAGCTTTGGCCGCTGCTAACAGTACGAGAGAAGGGGCTTCAACAATTTTCCCGGCATGGGGATTTAAAGTTTGGAAAGGCAATAGTACTCATGACGGAATTTTACGTAATCAGGCAGATATTGATAGCTATTGGTCGTATTTGGAAGCTAATGCAACCAGTGCCGGTACTGTTGTTGAATATTTAGAAAAGAAGAATAAAAGTGATTTGAAGCCAGGTATGTTGGCATACCAAGACCTCGCTGGTTCTATAAATGACGACGGAACTCAGAAAGCTCCAGATGGACGTATTCTTAGGACTGAAGATTATGCTAAATTAGCTAAGAAGGATAAGACATATGGTTTTACAACTAAATTAGGTGCTGAATGGAAAGGACTGAATTTTAGCATGATGCTATCAACTTCATGGGGAGGTCTCCGTATGATTGATGTTGCACAAATATCTAATAGTAGTGGTGATATGGTTTGGTCTCCAGACTCATTCTGGAAAGATATGTACGATGAAACAAACAACCCGACAGGTAAATATCCTAATATCGGAATGGAAAATAGATTAAGTGGATCTGTTGATTCGCCATCTGATTTCTGGACTATCAGCACTTTCCGTTGCTATATCCGTAACATGTCAGTTGGCTATACGCTTCCTAAATCATGGTTGGCACCTTTGAAGATAGAATCGGCCAAACTTAGTTTGACCGGAAATAATTTGTGGGATTTGTATAATCCATATCCAGATAAGTATCGTAATATGTATGATGCAACTACCACTTTATATCCTACACTAAGAACATGGTCTCTGGGTGTAAATGTTTCATTTTAA
- a CDS encoding DUF3826 domain-containing protein has protein sequence MNKSYFKVIQLLCCFLFLAATSAFAVDLDKQNRDPKYVETIVGRSQKIVDKLNLTDKKVAEDVRNVIANRYFELNDIYEKRDAKVKQIKESGVTGTAKTDALSAAEFEKDATLYRSHFAFPANLSLFLNEKQVEEVKDGLTYGVVMVTYNATLEMIPSLKEEEKTQIYAWLVEAREFAMDAETSGKKHEAFGKYKGRINNYLSKKGYDLVKEREQWYKRIKEKESK, from the coding sequence ATGAATAAGAGTTATTTTAAGGTAATACAATTGCTTTGCTGTTTTTTGTTTCTTGCAGCTACTTCTGCTTTTGCAGTAGATCTGGATAAGCAAAACCGAGATCCTAAATATGTGGAGACAATTGTCGGCCGCTCTCAGAAGATAGTAGATAAGCTTAATCTGACCGATAAGAAAGTGGCGGAAGATGTGCGCAATGTGATTGCTAATCGCTATTTTGAACTGAACGACATCTACGAGAAGCGTGATGCGAAAGTAAAGCAGATAAAAGAATCGGGCGTAACGGGTACTGCTAAGACAGATGCTTTAAGTGCCGCTGAATTTGAAAAAGACGCTACTTTGTATCGTTCTCACTTTGCTTTTCCGGCTAATCTCTCTCTTTTCTTAAATGAGAAGCAAGTTGAAGAAGTAAAAGATGGTTTGACTTATGGAGTTGTGATGGTGACTTACAATGCAACTTTAGAAATGATACCTTCTTTGAAAGAAGAAGAGAAGACGCAAATTTATGCTTGGCTAGTTGAAGCTCGTGAGTTTGCTATGGATGCTGAGACTTCAGGAAAGAAGCATGAAGCTTTTGGCAAATATAAAGGCAGAATCAATAATTATCTTTCGAAAAAAGGATATGACTTGGTCAAAGAACGTGAGCAATGGTATAAAAGGATTAAAGAAAAGGAATCCAAATAG
- a CDS encoding glycoside hydrolase family 43 protein, with protein MTSCQKGKEYYVFTSFHEPANEGLRYLYSEDGIHWDSIPGTWLKPEIGRQQLMRDPSMVRTPDGIFHLVWTTSWKGDLGFGYASSTDMIHWSEQKMIPVMEHEPTTVNVWAPEIFYDDEKQQFMVMWASCVPGRFARGIEEENNNHRLYYITTKDFKTVSETKVLYDPGFSSIDATIVKRAPKDYVMVLKDNTRPNRNLKIAFASSPYGPYSPASKAFTQPFVEGPTVEKVGEDYLIYFDVYKKKIYGAVKTRDFINFTNETETVKVPEGHKHGTICKVPQETVERLIESKK; from the coding sequence ATGACATCCTGCCAAAAAGGAAAAGAGTATTACGTATTCACTTCTTTTCATGAACCCGCTAATGAAGGCTTGCGCTATCTTTATAGTGAGGATGGCATTCACTGGGATAGTATTCCGGGAACTTGGTTGAAACCGGAAATAGGCAGACAACAGTTGATGAGAGACCCTTCAATGGTGCGTACTCCCGATGGTATTTTCCACTTGGTATGGACTACTAGCTGGAAAGGTGATTTGGGATTCGGATATGCTTCTTCAACAGATATGATACATTGGTCGGAACAAAAGATGATTCCGGTGATGGAACATGAACCTACTACGGTGAATGTCTGGGCACCGGAGATTTTTTATGATGATGAGAAGCAACAATTTATGGTGATGTGGGCTTCGTGTGTGCCAGGTCGCTTTGCACGAGGAATTGAAGAAGAAAATAATAATCACAGGTTATACTATATCACAACAAAGGATTTTAAAACAGTATCGGAAACTAAAGTATTATATGACCCCGGCTTTAGTAGTATTGATGCTACCATTGTGAAGCGTGCACCCAAAGATTATGTAATGGTGCTAAAAGACAATACCCGTCCGAACCGTAATTTGAAAATAGCTTTTGCCTCTTCTCCTTATGGTCCTTACTCTCCTGCATCTAAAGCTTTTACTCAACCATTTGTGGAAGGTCCTACTGTCGAGAAAGTAGGTGAGGACTATCTGATTTACTTCGACGTATATAAAAAGAAGATTTATGGAGCGGTGAAGACGCGAGATTTTATTAATTTTACCAATGAAACTGAAACAGTGAAGGTGCCGGAAGGGCATAAACATGGGACGATATGTAAAGTCCCTCAAGAAACCGTTGAGAGACTAATTGAAAGCAAGAAATAA